A single Ciona intestinalis chromosome 14, KH, whole genome shotgun sequence DNA region contains:
- the LOC108950088 gene encoding uncharacterized protein LOC108950088 produces MDIFSQQELRDALAATQDALKSLGYRLFDENRDGQNNGYIAESSMQSMAKCHRVIIILTSEYIKDSWSVFRLQQSFMKMIDSGKKVIFILVPGIREFIKQKANEGDACCKMVCRALKLNHAIQWSDDKKFKLHKFKLQLDVAMPKINPHSTSFPTLMVEKSNGRANGYHRGISTETNVTELNASGTADSQV; encoded by the exons ATGGACATTTTCTCCCAACAGGAATTACGGGATGCTTTAGCGGCAACACAAGATGCGCTAAAGAGCCTTGGTTATCGTTTGTTTGATGAAAATCGTGATGGCCAAAATAATGGAT ACATTGCTGAAAGTTCCATGCAATCAATGGCAAAATGTCACAGAGTGATTATTATTCTAACTTCTGAATACATCAAGGACAGCTGGAGTGTGTTCAGACTACAACag AGCTTCATGAAAATGATCGATTCTGgaaaaaaagtgatttttatTCTTGTTCCAGGAATCCGGGAGTTCATTAAACAGAAAGCCAACGAAGGAGATGCTTGTTGCAAAATGGTTTGCCGGGCCTTGAAG CTCAATCATGCTATCCAGTGGTCAGATGATAAGAAATTCAAACTGCATAAATTTAAGCTTCAACTTGATGTAGCAATGCCCAAAATAAACCCCCATTCCACTAGTTTCCCAACACTAATGGTTGAGAAAAGTAATGGAAGAGCAAACGGTTACCATCGAGGCATCAGTACTGAAACTAATGTTACTGAACTTAATGCTTCAG GAACAGCGGACTCTCAAGTTTAA